The Pseudomonas sp. R4-35-07 genome contains a region encoding:
- the rplK gene encoding 50S ribosomal protein L11 yields the protein MAKKITAYIKLQVKAAQANPSPPVGPALGQHGVNIMEFCKAFNARTQGLEPGLPTPVIITVYSDRSFTFETKSTPASVLLKKAAGLTSGSARPNTVKVGTVTRAQLEEIAKTKNADLTAADMDAAVRTIAGSARSMGLNVEGV from the coding sequence ATGGCCAAGAAGATTACCGCTTACATCAAGCTGCAAGTGAAGGCCGCTCAGGCCAACCCTAGCCCGCCCGTCGGTCCAGCTCTGGGTCAGCACGGCGTGAACATCATGGAGTTCTGCAAGGCTTTCAACGCCCGTACTCAGGGTCTTGAGCCAGGTCTGCCGACTCCAGTGATCATCACTGTATACAGCGACCGTAGCTTCACTTTCGAAACCAAGTCGACTCCGGCTTCGGTTCTTCTGAAGAAAGCTGCCGGTCTGACTAGCGGTTCCGCTCGTCCGAACACCGTTAAGGTTGGCACCGTAACTCGTGCTCAGCTGGAAGAAATCGCGAAAACCAAAAACGCGGATCTGACTGCAGCTGATATGGATGCAGCCGTGCGTACCATCGCCGGTTCTGCTCGTAGCATGGGCCTTAACGTGGAGGGTGTGTAA
- the secE gene encoding preprotein translocase subunit SecE has protein sequence MTPKAEAQSSRFDLFKWLAVVALVVVGVVGNQYYSASPILYRVLALLALAAVAAFVGLQTVKGKSFAVLVKEARTEIRKVVWPTRQETTQTTLIVVAVVLVMALLLWGLDSLLGWLVSLIVG, from the coding sequence ATGACTCCTAAGGCTGAAGCTCAAAGCTCTCGTTTCGATCTGTTCAAGTGGCTCGCCGTAGTCGCCTTGGTGGTCGTAGGCGTTGTTGGCAATCAGTACTATTCTGCTTCGCCGATCCTGTACCGCGTTCTCGCTTTGCTTGCCCTTGCTGCTGTAGCTGCCTTTGTAGGTCTGCAGACCGTTAAAGGCAAGTCTTTCGCGGTCCTGGTAAAGGAAGCTCGCACCGAAATTCGTAAAGTCGTTTGGCCGACTCGCCAAGAAACCACACAGACCACATTGATTGTCGTGGCTGTCGTTCTGGTTATGGCGTTGCTGTTGTGGGGGCTTGATTCCCTGCTCGGCTGGCTTGTTTCCTTGATTGTTGGCTAA
- a CDS encoding pantothenate kinase yields the protein MILELDCGNSFIKWRVLSVDRVAAVAEGVVGSNLALIESLNAVPDMSLTRCRLVSVRALEETNKLVETLVEAFGITVSCATSAAQMAGVRNGYDDFERLGLDRWLAILGGYKLASGACLVLDFGTAATADFIDAHGEHLGGFICPGLPLMRDQLRTHTRKIRYDDAAAERALERLSPGRTTAEAVERGCTLMLRGFVLTQIELARGYWGDDFTVFLTGGDADLVFDAVPQARLVPDLVFIGLAMACPLL from the coding sequence ATGATTCTTGAGCTCGACTGTGGGAATAGCTTTATCAAATGGCGAGTGCTGAGTGTCGACAGGGTCGCCGCCGTGGCGGAGGGCGTTGTCGGTTCGAATCTCGCATTGATTGAAAGTCTGAATGCGGTGCCGGACATGTCGCTCACCCGTTGCCGGCTGGTGAGCGTTCGTGCGCTGGAGGAAACAAACAAGCTGGTCGAGACATTGGTCGAGGCTTTTGGCATCACTGTTTCGTGCGCGACATCAGCTGCGCAGATGGCGGGCGTTCGCAATGGCTATGACGATTTCGAGCGGCTTGGTCTTGATCGCTGGCTGGCGATCCTTGGTGGGTACAAGTTGGCGTCAGGCGCTTGCCTGGTGCTGGATTTTGGCACTGCGGCGACTGCCGATTTTATCGATGCACATGGCGAACACTTGGGAGGTTTCATTTGCCCTGGTCTGCCTCTTATGCGCGACCAGCTGCGCACGCATACGCGCAAGATACGCTACGACGACGCTGCTGCTGAGCGTGCTCTGGAACGTCTATCGCCTGGACGTACAACCGCCGAGGCCGTCGAGCGTGGCTGTACACTGATGCTAAGGGGGTTTGTGTTGACACAGATCGAGCTTGCCAGAGGTTATTGGGGAGACGACTTCACGGTGTTCCTGACGGGTGGAGATGCTGACCTGGTGTTCGACGCTGTGCCGCAGGCGCGGCTTGTTCCTGATCTGGTATTTATTGGTCTGGCAATGGCATGTCCGTTGTTATGA
- the nusG gene encoding transcription termination/antitermination protein NusG: MAKRWYVVHAYSGYEKHVMRSLLERVKLAGMEDGFGEILVPTEEVVEMRNGQKRKSERKFFPGYVLVQMDMNEGTWHLVKDTPRVMGFIGGTADKPAPITDKEAEAILRRVADGSDKPKPKTLFEPGEVVRVTDGPFADFNGTVEEVNYEKSRIQVAVLIFGRSTPVELEFSQVEKV; the protein is encoded by the coding sequence GTGGCTAAGCGTTGGTACGTTGTGCATGCTTACTCGGGTTACGAGAAGCATGTTATGCGCTCTTTGCTGGAGCGCGTAAAGCTGGCAGGCATGGAAGATGGCTTCGGCGAAATTCTGGTTCCCACTGAAGAAGTGGTTGAAATGCGGAATGGTCAGAAGCGCAAGAGTGAACGTAAGTTCTTCCCTGGCTACGTGCTGGTACAGATGGACATGAACGAAGGTACTTGGCACTTGGTCAAGGACACTCCTCGTGTCATGGGTTTCATTGGCGGTACCGCTGATAAGCCTGCGCCGATCACTGACAAAGAAGCGGAAGCAATTCTGCGTCGTGTTGCTGACGGTAGCGACAAACCTAAGCCGAAGACGTTGTTCGAGCCAGGTGAGGTTGTTCGTGTTACAGACGGTCCGTTCGCTGATTTCAACGGCACTGTCGAAGAAGTTAACTACGAAAAGAGCCGGATCCAAGTGGCAGTGCTCATTTTCGGTCGCTCTACTCCGGTAGAGTTGGAGTTCAGTCAGGTCGAGAAGGTCTAG
- the birA gene encoding bifunctional biotin--[acetyl-CoA-carboxylase] ligase/biotin operon repressor BirA, with the protein MLTLLELLKDGRFHSGEALGAALGVSRSAVWKQLQLLEAELNLPIHKVRGKGYQLAAPLVFLNAEEIARSVPSAPWPIHVHDSIDSTNAEALRLVGAAQAAPVLVLAEQQTAGRGRRGRKWVSPFAQNIYYSLVLRIEDGLGQLEGLSLVVGLAVIQALRESGVQGAALKWPNDVLVGQKKIAGILLELVGDPADICHVVVGIGINVNMQKAEVDQQWTSVQLETGSAADRNALVAQVSLQLQRYLDRHRESGFSALQEEWESNHAWQGRAVSLIAGVSRIDGVVLGVDRQGALRLSVDGVEKTYSGGELSLRLRDDS; encoded by the coding sequence ATGCTTACGCTGTTAGAACTTCTGAAAGATGGCCGATTCCATTCCGGGGAGGCGCTGGGTGCCGCCCTGGGCGTTAGCCGCAGTGCCGTGTGGAAGCAGCTTCAGCTTCTTGAGGCTGAATTGAATCTACCTATTCATAAGGTGCGTGGTAAGGGATACCAGCTAGCAGCGCCGCTGGTGTTTTTGAATGCAGAAGAGATTGCGCGAAGTGTGCCGTCGGCGCCGTGGCCTATCCACGTTCATGACTCGATTGATTCCACCAATGCTGAGGCGTTGCGCTTGGTGGGTGCTGCGCAAGCCGCGCCGGTTCTGGTATTGGCTGAGCAGCAAACAGCTGGCCGAGGCAGGCGTGGCCGAAAGTGGGTCAGTCCATTCGCCCAAAATATCTATTACAGTCTCGTGCTGCGTATTGAGGATGGCCTCGGGCAATTGGAGGGCTTGAGTCTTGTGGTGGGTTTGGCGGTCATCCAGGCTTTGCGTGAGTCGGGTGTGCAGGGCGCAGCCTTGAAATGGCCAAACGACGTATTGGTCGGGCAGAAGAAGATTGCTGGAATATTGCTGGAGTTAGTGGGGGATCCGGCAGACATCTGTCACGTGGTTGTCGGCATCGGCATCAACGTGAATATGCAGAAGGCCGAGGTTGACCAGCAATGGACGTCGGTACAGCTTGAGACGGGTTCTGCTGCTGATCGTAATGCCTTGGTGGCCCAAGTCAGCTTGCAGCTCCAGCGCTACCTGGATCGGCACAGGGAGTCTGGCTTTTCAGCTCTCCAGGAGGAATGGGAGAGCAATCATGCATGGCAAGGGCGGGCGGTATCGCTTATCGCCGGTGTGAGTCGTATTGATGGAGTGGTACTCGGTGTTGACCGTCAAGGTGCGTTGCGCTTGAGCGTTGACGGTGTTGAGAAAACTTACAGCGGTGGTGAGCTAAGCCTGAGGTTGCGTGATGATTCTTGA